The following nucleotide sequence is from Thermostaphylospora chromogena.
GGGGTTCGTGAAGAGTTCGCTGAGTACCGCGAGCCCCGAGGGAAGCAGGGTCGCACCGCCCAGGCCCATGAGCACTCGACACCCGATGAGCCATTCGGGCGAGGTCGAGAACGCGGCCCCTGCCGAACCGAGCCCGAAGACCGTCACGCCGATCATGAGCAGTTTGAGCCGGCCGAACCGGTCGCCGATATTGCCGAACGCGATCAACAGCGATCCGACGGCGAAGCCGTAGCTGTCGAGGATCCACAGTGCTTGATCCGCCGTCGGTGCGAGCGCGTGCGTGATGGTCGGCATCGTGAGGAACAGGATCGAGCCGTCCATCGAGACCAGCAGTACCGGACCCAGGACGACCAGCAGGCCCAGCCAGGCACGGCCGCCCGCTCTCGCCTGTTCCGGAGGCGGCGCGGACGAGGCTGAGGGAACTGAGCTACGCGTCGGATTGGCCATGGTTCCGATCGTCGAGCGCGCGCCGTCGGGCGCCAGCCCTCTGCCGTGGGTACACCTGACAGGTGCAGGCACGGCGACACCCCGCGAAGCTACGCTCGACCGCATGGAGACCGAGACGCTGGGCGTGTTCCTCAAGACGCGCCGGGCTCGCGTCACCCCGAAAGACGTCGGCCTACGCTCGTACGGCACCGTCCGCCGGGTGCCGGGACTCCGCCGTGAGGAGCTCGCGCAGCTCGCCGGGGTCAGCGTCGGCTACTACACCCGACTGGAGCAGGACCAGGGCACGGCCTCGCCGCAGGTGCTCGACTCGCTCGCCCGGGTGCTCCGTCTCGACGCCGCCGAGACCGCGCACCTGCACAACCTCGCGCACCGCTCCGGGCTCTCGCGGCTCAACCGGCCCGAAACGGAAGTCCTCGCGCCCCGCGTCCTGACGCTGCTGACCTCACTGGGCGAGAGCGTGCCCGCCATCGTGCTCGGCAGACGCGGTGACGTGCTCGCGTGGAACCGCACCGGTCACGCGCTCATCGCGGAGCATCTCGACTACGCGGCCCCGGAGTCGCCGGAGACCAGGCCGTCCATTCCGCGTATGTTCTTCCTCGACCCGCTGCATCGCGACCTGTACCGCAACTGGGATGAGCTGGCGCGCATCCACATCGGCTACCTGCGTCTGACCTCGGGCCGGTATCCCGACGACGCGAAGCTCGCGGAGCTGATCGGTGAACTCACCATGCACAGTCCCGAGTTCGCGACCATCTGGGCCACCGGCGAAGTCGCCGACTGCACCACCGGTCCGATGGATCTCCGGCACCCCACCCTCGGCGACGTCGAGGTGGATTATCAGGTCTGGCTGCAGCCGGACAGCCCCGACCACCGTCTGGAGGTCTACACACCCCGCAACGAAGCGTCACGCGACGCCCTCAGGCTCCTGTAGCCGCCTCGGCGAGGGTACGGCCGGGCCGGCGTCATCGCTCGCCGGCGGTGTTCCGTTCGGGTGTGGCGAGGTCTTGGACGCCGATCACGGTGAGCAGGCGCAGCGCGTCGGCGGGACGGATCGCCAACGTGTCCAGCGGGCTGGGCACGTTCGCGTTCCTGGCCGACCCGGACTCGCCACTGCGGGAGTTCGCGCCGCTGCTCGGCTACAACTCCTCCAAGGCGGCGCTCAACGCGATCACCCTGATCTACGCGAGGGAGCTGCGGGAGGCCGGGATCACGGTCAACGCGGTGTCACCGGGCTTCTGCGCCACCGACCTCAACGGCCACACGGGTGTGCTGACCGCGCAGGAGGGCGGGGCCCACATCGTACGGCAGGCCACCATGCCCGACTGCCCGACCGGCGTCTTCCTCAGCGAGACCGGCGGCACCATCCCCTGGTGACCCGTCCCGGCCTGGGCGCGGGCCGGGACGCGATGCCGTGGCGCGACGGCAGGACGGGCGATGAAACGCCCCGATCCCGGCCGCGGACCGGGGTGTTCGCGCCCGTGCCGTCACCGGGCTGAGCGTCGCGCCGTTCGGCCGGAGAGAGC
It contains:
- a CDS encoding SDR family oxidoreductase; amino-acid sequence: MSSGLGTFAFLADPDSPLREFAPLLGYNSSKAALNAITLIYARELREAGITVNAVSPGFCATDLNGHTGVLTAQEGGAHIVRQATMPDCPTGVFLSETGGTIPW
- a CDS encoding helix-turn-helix domain-containing protein, with amino-acid sequence METETLGVFLKTRRARVTPKDVGLRSYGTVRRVPGLRREELAQLAGVSVGYYTRLEQDQGTASPQVLDSLARVLRLDAAETAHLHNLAHRSGLSRLNRPETEVLAPRVLTLLTSLGESVPAIVLGRRGDVLAWNRTGHALIAEHLDYAAPESPETRPSIPRMFFLDPLHRDLYRNWDELARIHIGYLRLTSGRYPDDAKLAELIGELTMHSPEFATIWATGEVADCTTGPMDLRHPTLGDVEVDYQVWLQPDSPDHRLEVYTPRNEASRDALRLL